In Schizosaccharomyces osmophilus chromosome 1, complete sequence, the genomic window CGAAGGCAGACGCTTCTGGTAACCTATCTTGTTCTTCCGTCAAACTCGCTGATGGTACAGAAATCGAAGCGAATGGCGTTGTTATTACAACTGGAACGTTCTTAGGTGCTAACATTAACGTTGGAAGTAAGCAAACACCAGCGGGCAGGCTTGGTGAAGCTCCTTCCTTTCCTCTCAGTGATTGTCTACGGCGTCTAGGTTTTCAGATGGGACGCCTGAAAACAGGAACACCACCGCGTATACATCCTAAAACAGTTGACGTTGAGAATCTCTCAGAGCAACTAGGTGATGGAGTACCTGAAGCGTTTAGTTTTCGTAACTTGAATGACAactttcttccaaaattaCCACAACGCTCGTGTTATAAAACTCATACAACAGAGCAAACGCACATGCGCATCCGCGATAATCTGTCATTAGCCCCTCATATGCTTGCACATGATATCCATTCCCCCCGTTATTGTCCTTCTTTAGAAGCTAAGGTAACTCGCTTTCCTGAAAAATCAAGACATATAGTGTGGTTAGAGCCAGAAGGTTTAAGCCctgattctttttggtatCCAAATGGGCTAAGTAACTCAATGCCTGAAGAAGTGCAAAAAATGATAATTAGAACTGTACCAGGGCTTGAAAACGCTGAACTAGTTCGCCCAGCGTATGGTGTGATGTACGATTATGTTGATCCTCGTCAACTCCATCCTACacttgaaacaaaaaacattcGTAAACTTTTCACAGCCGGCCAACTTAATGGTACTACTGGATACGAAGAGGCTGCCGCACAAGGTATCATAGCTGGCATAAATGCCGGTTTGGCCGCTTTAGGTAAAGGACCCATCACAATACCTAGAAATGCTGCATTACTTGGAGTAATGATTGATGACTTGATAACCAAAGGTGTCAAGGAACCATATCGAGTTTTTACGTCTCGAAGTGAATATCGACTTACTACGAGAGCTGACAATGCTGATTTAAGGCTGATGCCCCTGACGAAATCTCTTG contains:
- the ips1 gene encoding mitochondrial GIDA family tRNA uridine 5-carboxymethylaminomethyl modification enzyme Ips1 — translated: MMFYKTILHTSRRRFSTNLVTNKGHVVVIGGGHAGVEAAAASARLGAPTILLTRSGNDIGQMSCNPAFGGIGKGTLMREIDALGGVVSAVCDDSAIQFHVLNRSKGAAVWSPRAQMDRSIFKSNMQKRMSNYRPNLHILEGSAVDISTKADASGNLSCSSVKLADGTEIEANGVVITTGTFLGANINVGSKQTPAGRLGEAPSFPLSDCLRRLGFQMGRLKTGTPPRIHPKTVDVENLSEQLGDGVPEAFSFRNLNDNFLPKLPQRSCYKTHTTEQTHMRIRDNLSLAPHMLAHDIHSPRYCPSLEAKVTRFPEKSRHIVWLEPEGLSPDSFWYPNGLSNSMPEEVQKMIIRTVPGLENAELVRPAYGVMYDYVDPRQLHPTLETKNIRKLFTAGQLNGTTGYEEAAAQGIIAGINAGLAALGKGPITIPRNAALLGVMIDDLITKGVKEPYRVFTSRSEYRLTTRADNADLRLMPLTKSLELLDDSSQWENFSTTKSSMDAVISDLKNKILSSQQWAKLGLSVPHDGKYRSAWQLLSFTNLNAVDIALTLPSAKELPRRILERVIIEGRYAFYIGRQASQNKLLYYRDESTVIPPSFDYEKLQSVSAEELMLLKTIRPATIGQLKRIPGIKPSTIIYMLRHATHNPKKETWMQEVFKPMYDFHS